DNA from Triticum aestivum cultivar Chinese Spring chromosome 7D, IWGSC CS RefSeq v2.1, whole genome shotgun sequence:
CCGTCGATCTCtgcgtccgagcagtgcgtgaggAACAAcattcttagagcatctccagccgcgcccccaacaggccctccccgcGTTTTTTCCGCGCCGgcgcccaaaaatcggcccagtcgcgccccctaggagcccgattttcgccggtttgggccgaaactggcgccggcggacccaggccgaacccggcgcgctgggggcgcccgggggcgccggggcgagcggttttggcgcAAAAGCGGATGGGCCCGCCGAGTCAACGAGACGCCGCTTCGTCGCcttcatcgcctcggttcccgcaggaatcaatgcgaaggctggCGCGTCGggcagcctccattgatgcctcatgggCGGCGCAGTGAACGCGCCGCGACGCGCGTCCAGCCACGCGTCGCCCGGCATGCAGCCCGTCGCCCCCTCCTATGGCTATAAAAGGCGACCTTCCCGCCGGTGGACGCCACAGCTCTCATTCCCCCACCCCCTCTCCGGCGTAGATAGCAACACTCCCCTCTTCCCGCCGACGAGAAAGATGGACGAGAGGTACCCAGGCGACGGCACAgcagcgaacggcttcggccgccgccacctccaagaGCAGGAGGCGCGCCTgctctacgaggccgagtacccgacgcccccggacatgcgggtgccggggACGCAGGAGCAGAGGGACGAGCCGCGCTACGCCACCGACAGCCACACCCTCTGGACCATGTACTTCCAGCGTCGCCGCGAGGAGCACATCGCCGCCACCAACGGCGTCATCCCTCGCGGCCGCTTCAACGCCGACGGGCAgcgcgagtggtggggcgtgccaggccgcaccctcgaggccgtcctcgaccacatcgagaccagCAACGTGTCGCGCCTCGAGTACCCGCAGcggccgtccttctctcgccgtcGTGGTAGCTCTTGGACGCCGCGGCGGatggagccggggtcgtcctcgtcgtcgggtTCCGGCTCGCCAGCcgcgctccgccccgtcaagcccgaGCCGGAGGAGACGCCGCTCAGGCGCCGCACCCGTAGCggtgccctcgtcatcaacgagggtgcccGGCCCTCCCCGCCTGGTCCGGCTCCGGGGAGGCGCTCCCTCCGCCTGGTCTGGCCGAAGCCTGAGCCGGGGCTGCTCCCGGTGAAGCCGGAGCACGTCGAGATGGCAGCCCCCGACGACGAGtccgccctcaagtgggcgaaggaggactacgtccgGAAGCAGGTCCGCCGCCAGCGTCGGGCGTACGCGGAGCTCCAGGCCCGGCGCCGCGGGCGCGAGGAGGGTGGCGTaatcgtcctcgacagcgacgaggaggacgaggccgggccGTCCAGCGCGCCACAGCGCCTCGGCGACCCTGGCCAGGGCTGCAGCAGGGACGTCGCCGGCCCAAGCCAGCcgcgcgacgatgacgacgacggcgacggcggtgactacacccacctctacaggcttctcggcatgtagacaacgacggcggcggcagcggtggcgacTAGGCGTAGTTTGGCATAGTTTAGGCGTAGTTCAGGCGTAGTTTGCATGTTTTCATGTTTTATGTACAAATTTCAATGAAGTTTCGCCGGGTTCATCCAAAAAGTCGCCGAGTTTGTATATATTTTGTACGCAACATCGCCGAACCCGGGGCGACCGGTGGGCCGacgactgggagctaggtcgcccccacgCGCCAAtttagcgccggctcgcccccaaggggctctttttcggcgccctggagggccgaacggctggagatgctcttatgggcGCACGAAGACTACGAGCCGAAGGAGCTGCGCCGGCAATGGGTCGTTGTTGTGTCTGGTCGGTGGATGAAGATAAATATGACAGCCGGGACATAGATGTCAGTGAGAGTAGCCTCTTATCCCGGTCGGGATCAATATTTTCCCAGTGCGCCAAACAGGTTAGGGGTCGAGTTTGACCTGGATTGTTGAGTATAGGGTACCCATTTCAGGGATTACGAGGTTAGGGTTCATTTTTGACGGGGTGTATGAGTTAAAGGTTTTTTTCAGACTTCACACCGCGCCTGCTATTCAATAGCTCCAAATGGGCCGGTTTTTATATACTTTAAAATAATTTGAGCATTCAAACAAATTGTTCGCAATTTTCGAAAAATGATCATTctttaatttatttttatttttaaaatcgtTGTGTTTTATTGTTTTGAATTTTTGGAGGAGTTTCAGAAAAACAATTtggaatttttaaaaaatgttcatgttcttAAATTTTGTTAGTGTTTTTAAAAAATTCTTTGAAAATGTTCTTGTTTAAAAAATATTATCTTTTTCCAACATAAATCATGTTTGAAATTAAAAAAAGCTTAAACTGGCTGCACCTGACAGTTCATATGCACGGGGCTGCAATTTTTATACAGAAATTCCCAGGAATTATAGTGGCTAGCGACCTGGTTGCCGATCAGGAGGTGCTCGTTTTGATCCGTCAGTGGAACTTTAGTTTTTGGGGATATTTTAGAAAATGTTAAGTTTTATCCCTCTCGTCTGTTCCTTTTAGTGTGGCGTTGCACATTTAGCACAGGAGCTTGGTGATGTGAGGTTACTTGTTCGAATTCCAGCGGCAGCGTTTTGTCGCTCTTGTATGTTTCTTTTTTCGCGTTTTACATCTCGGGAaagccaaacgggccggcccagtgGTCCTATGCATGCGAACCCTCGACTCATCCACGCAAGCAGCGTCACATAGGGCGTGTTTGGTGCCCGCATGCAGCTCAACCAGACCCGCGCGGGATGTGCgtggcctgtttggttgcctgggctGCATAAGTTTTGTGACCCGCACGGAACTTAAAGTAGGCCTGAGTCTGGCCCGGCGGAAACtgccgaatcggcagtttctcgcgagcctgGCTTGGCACGGCCACGCGTGTGAGGGGGTTGCACGCCTCAGGCAGCGCGGGAGATGGAGGGGACGTCTCATAACTTCCTCCCCACTCTCATGTCATCGCCCCGCCCGCACTGTTCCCACCGCTCCCTCTCTGCCTCACCTGTTCGAATTCCAGCGGGAGCGTTTTGCTGCTCTCGTATGTTTCTTTTTTCGCGTTTTACATCTCGCGAAAGCCAAATGAGCCGGCCCAGTTGTCCTACGCATGCGAACCCTCGACTCTTCCATGCAAGCAGCGTCACATAGGGcgcgtttggttgcccgcatgcagGCCAACTAGGCCCGCGCGGGATGTGCGTGGCCTGTTTGGTTGTATGGGCTGCATTCGTTTTATGACCCGCACGGAACTTAAAGCAGGCCTGAACCTAGCTCGGCGGAAACtgccgaatcggcagtttctcgcgagcctgGCTCGGCGCGGCCACGCGTGCGAGGGGTTGCAAGCCTCGGGCAGCGTGGGAGACGGAGGGGACGTCTCATAACTTCCTCCCCACTCTCATGTCACCGCCCCGCCCGCACTGTTCCCATCGCTCACTCTCTGCCTCaccgcccctccctctcctctccttcgaTGGCTCCGCCTCGCCCACCGCCGCGCCGTCCTCTGACCCCCGTCGACCAGCACATCGCCAGCATCCAGGAGCGCTGGGTGGCCGGGCTGCAGAACTCGGGCAGGGACCTGGCGTCGGCGCTGTGAGTGTCGTCCCCCATTTGCTGCCGGCCACCACGAGCGCCGGCCAATGCGGTGTCGGTCGTGCCTGCTCCGCCGTCGATTCCGGACCTCGTGGTCCTGggctcggcgccggcgccggccacgAAGCCGCCGCTTCTTGGGACCCCATTGGGAAGGGGGGTTTTCTTGACCCCCATCCAAGGGTTTTCTCCTGTCGGCGCGTCGTGCTCCTCGACCTCTGGCGTGGCCATGAGCACAGAGCCGATGCCGCAGGCCCTCCCCAGGGccggctcctcctctgctccgccacctctctccttcctgccggggttttcaccccggcctcggTTCTCTGCGACTCAGACTGAAGGTTCAGATTTACAACCATGACTCCTCGGTCATGTGCAGGTTTCATTGCAGCAGGCAAAACTGCGTTGGTGACATTGAGCATGCTATGTAGTTAAGTAAGGTGTTAGTGTTGAACTTTCATGGTGTGTGGCTAGACTTATGGTGCTTGTGCTGGGAACTCGTTAATATTTTGGCCAGGAGCTGCACCCTGGCGTGgagcagggaaggaggatgcccctgCTGTTAATCTAAGTAGTTTGTTGTCATTTCCTTGCTTGCTTTGTTGATTGcatttgattgcttgctttgtttgatctcATATGTTCTTGCTGTTATGCTGATCatgtggtggtaaggccaccacatttgaatggggtgagcagaacacaaacactgtttgcaaccaaacagctgaagtttgcatctgctcacaTCCTAAGCACAAAAACGACAACCAAACAGTAGGGGGGTAAGTGCCCCTCCatgcgatgcaggcaaccaaacaggttgcATCTGCTGTATATGAGGCTGCATTTCAAAAATCAGACTAGCTGGAGATGTGTATGCAACGCGGCTACTTTAGCGAACTGTAACCAAACACGCCCATAAAATCTCCGTGGAAGCCAGTTGTCGTTCCAAATATTGGTACTCTCGCCGTTGCCAATCCGCTTTATCCGGCCTAGCTTCAAAGCGTCTCGGCCCTCAATAAGTGCCCTCCATATTTGACTTGAGTGATTTCCTAGAGCAGCCTCAAGGATAGTTGTGTTTGGAAAGTAGACACTCTTTAATATGCGTGCACTCAGAGATTCAGGGTCTTGTAGGTGCCGCACTGTAGCGAGAGGAAGGGGATGAGGGAGTGGCTGGGCTGGTTTTGCTAGACGGGCCAAGTGGCCCAGTAGATTAGgtgttttatttttaatttttccttgtattcttttctattttcttataTAGCCACTATTTTGTATTTTCTTATTGCATCAAATTACTTTTGTAAAATGTGAAACCTTGCCATATAATTACTATCactaccacaaaaagtttgggCCCAAAAATAATTTATTAAGTTTGAGTTTATTATTAACTGGGATAAAAAGGTCTTGTTGGTCCATTGTTTTAATATCCAGGGGTATTTTTTATATTCTGAAAGATGTTAATTCTCTCATGAAAATGAGTTAGTGAATATTTGGAACCCATCAAACATTTTTACTTGACACTTTgtagaaataataatttgacttgttttttggaatttgaatttgaCCCCGGTTTTCACCAACAGTGGCAAAATGGCTTAGTAAAACATGATGACGTGGCATATTAGGGTGGAgttactatagcttgattatcGGGGTGTTACATACATCACGGCTAGGGGACATATGCCCCCCACCCTACAAAAACTACGAAATAGGAAAACTTTATGGAGTAGACCTAGGAAGATATAGCTGCTAGTGAACAATTTGTATTTGTATTGCGGTGAACCAATTGGATCATCTATTAGGGTGAACACAATTTTTTTGAACACACAATGTTAAATTCCTCGATCCGCCACTGTTTATGGTAATATCAATGCCCGTAGTTCATTCTTCCCTACAataatttttgtttttatttattttcttcttcttgttcttgcttctctaggactctttttttttgttttattaagTTTAGTATTCCATGAATTCTCTATTTATTTTGCTATCATGTTTTACCTACGATGGTCACTAAGTCAAAAACGCTACTAGCTCCCTGTGTAATCTAGATATATGCAATCTTGTGAGTTGGTTAATTAGCCCATTAGTAAATAAACATTTTTCATGGATAAATGCCAAATTATTATCAGCAAGAGAACCTCAAAGGAAAATATAACAACTAAAAGATTATGGCCGTTAGATGTAAAACCAAAGGCTTGAGATTGCAATGATGTCATTTGCCGACTTTTGTTCTCATATAAGAGGATGGCAGACCACTCGATGTTGAGGAGCTCGTGCTCGAACAAGGGTATGATGTTGTCGACAGGCCGAGGAAATGGTTGGAGTAGAAGGTCAATTTGGTGTTGGTCATTGCGTCTTTTGTGGCAGCGGCGTCCTACCAAGCTGGCATGAGCCCCCCAGGAGGCTATTGGCAAGATGACACGGACGGTCCCGAAGGACATGATGCGGGTGCATCCGTATTGCAAAACAAATTCAACAACAGTTACTATTATTTCAAGATGATGAACACGATGGTGTTCTACACTTCGGCGGCTATAATGGTGTTGGTAATGAATGAAAAATCTACAAGACGAATGATGGCATGATACGTATTATTTTTATCAGCATATTCTACATCATTTGCATCATTTGTTCCTTCATTTTCGGGGTCTACATGAGTGACCCGAAAGAAGGCTTCCTATTGCTCCTCGTCGCCTTATTCATTTGTGTCTTCCCCCTCCGCATCGCTCACACATCGGGAGGTACTTAATCATATCCATATATGAGTTACCTGAACATGTTAGATTGTTTCTGATAGAGAATGCATTTTTCTGCAGGAATATTTGCAAACTGCATTCTTGTATCAATACGCCAAGAGGTGCCGCTCGACCCGTGGATGCCTTCCTCTTCGAAATCGAGAATGAGACCCCTTTGTGGAACTTGGCAGGGGTCAACATCCCATTTGATTCGTGTAATAAATAAGTCACGGCTAGGGgacatgatgacatggcatattAGGGTGAGGTACCTGTAGCTTGATTATCGGGGTGTTACATACATCACGGCTAGAGGACATATGCCCCCCACCCTACAAAAACTACAAAATAGGAAAACTTTATGAAATAGACCTACGAAGATATAGCTGCTAGTGAACAATTTATATTTGTACGCGCGACGTGCAGAACCTAGCCCAAGCAAGGGAGCAGAGAAAGCATCACACGAAGAAAGGCGGTGATTGCTGAGGCCTTCCTTCCCAGCCCGCACACGAAACGATTTTTTTTCTGCGCTTTTGCTaactacgtactccctccgtcccgaaatattATGGCCTCATATTCTTTGTTTAGCTATATGCTATACGGAAATCCAATTCGGCTcttgggagcatatgctcctgcccatcaaaaatgtctttctccaaatgtaaaaaaaaattgaaaagaatagaTCTGATCATTGTCACACCAAAACGCTACCTGCAAATTTTTAGGAGGAAAGCCTAAGTATTTTGATCTGTGCAAAAAAAAACAAGTCGAACGACAAATGTTACCTCCAAATGTTACATTTTTTTACCGACGAAGCACCGTCATTCCGTTTCGCACGAAAATTGGCAAGCACACTTGTTACACTAACAAGAACATCTACGAATAAATTCAgaattttatattttatttattatttattttgaatttactgtttATTAGGGAGCATATGCACCCAAGAGCCAAAACGGCCTTCTACCCAACTAGGGCAAGGGGCTTGGTTTCCAGGTATTTAACCGTTTTCTGAAACGCTTCATTTGTCGGTCTGATATACAGAGACAAGAAACATGAATTGAAATTCCAAGGCAGCGAAGAGTAATAACACAAGTTGATGGGGCCCTTTATTGATTCATCCATACTAGTATACATGAAAAAGCATACAAGAACTTAAACGCTGCAAACTAACGTTGCCACAAggagcaaacagaaagaaagaaaaacatgaAAGTCTGGGCTCCATCTTCAGATCTATCACATAGATAGAGATAAATTAAGGGTATGCACCAGCATTACCGCTGCCACCTCCcgtgccgccaccgctgccgccgttCTGACCAACTCCCGTGCCTCCACCATTACCATTAGCATTTGCATTCGCATATTGGTACCAGCCACCACTTGCCCCGCTAGAGCCAGAACCAGCACCACCACCGGTTCCGGAACCGCTGGAACCAGGGCCCGCTGCctgtcctccgccgccgccgccaccgttgccgcctGCGTAAGAATCACCACCATAACTATATCCTCCATAGCTCGTTTGGCCAGAGCTTGAGCCGTCGCCGGACCCAGCGCCATACCCCGTGCCGCCTTCCTGCGATGCACCACCCCCGCTACCGCCCCCTCCCGCATTTGCATGGGCTCCACTACTGCCACTGTAGGCATTCCCATTGCCACTCCCAGCCCCTCCACCGCTGCCGTTCACAGTCCCACCACCATTCCCCCCTCCCGAGCCTGTTCCCGTGGAGCTGGAGTACCTAACTACCCTCGAGGCGCTGGCTAACCCAATGCTCAGCAGCACAACCAAGCTAAGTGACACAAGCTTAATGGCAGCCATTGTGAGAGTGTAGCCAAGTGCTAGATGAGATCGGTTGATGGTAGACCATGGAAATGCATGGGTATTTATAGCGTTGAGATGATCTTGCAATTGTACGTTGGAGCCGTGCTTGTGCTTGACCTAGTGGGCTCTTTTCTATGTCAAGCGTATCGGCTCCCGATCATGCTAATCTTGTTTGACCGAGTAGGCGACGACTTGACAGCCGACAGTAAACTGGTTAATCTCCATTGTAAGCCAGCAGCTTCCTGCACCTTTGCTTCCTTCTAGGGTTACTCCATATCCATAGTGGGAGTAAACTTACATGCATGGTTATCTCTAGAACATCGGGCCATGCATATATTGACTTAAAAAAGCATGTCAGATTTGACTTGAGTTAATGGATAGTTCATGTTGTGCAAAGTTAATTGGAGGGAAGCTTCCTCAAAGGAGTAGCCCATCTGCAGCATCAGGCTAATCAATGGAACGATCTGCTGCAAGTTCCATCTGCAGCTAGAGGGACACGTACGTGCTTGAAATTAATTAATCATGGATCAATCCGTTTATCTGTCCAAGTAACTACTCCAACAGTACAATAAGAGTACGGAAATCCGTATCATTGCAGATATATTCCACCACGGCGACACTGCCCTCTTTATATATGCCGCTACCACTACTGGAATTTGCTTGTACACAGGGTGCAAGACTCTTTGCCGAGAGCCAAATATCGGGCACTCAGCAACCTTACGTATGCCGAGAGCCGCACTCGGCAACAGTGGGTTCACGGTAACTAGCCCATGTTGCCATGAGAGGCTCCCGGCGAAGAGGCTACACCCGGCAAACACTACGTACATCAAGAGCTACACACGCCAAAGAATAGCAACGTGGCATGCTCATTCGCATCTGACGGTGCCGTCGGTTTCTTTAGACTTTACCGAGAGCCGAATATCGACGCTCGGTAAATTTTTTTGATGActtctattttcctttttatttgggTGTGATTTTTGGCCTCTATTTTTGTGTCTGATATTTAATACCTTTAATGACTAAAGTGTCAAAATACCATGACTTTTGATGACTTATGTTTTGGGTTAGATTTTTTCCGAATCTCAACTTCTAATTAATTAAGCACTACTCTCTCTCCGTTCCTTTATGTAAGACGTATTATTTATGCCACGGTGACCAAGGCAAGTAAATCAATTAGGCCAGATAGAAAGAGGTACTTGCAACAGGGAGAAATATTATTACCGAGCACGGCTACAAACGTAGAGAAGACCCCTAGAGCAAGGGTTAGGACCTGTACCGAGAGGGTTATCGGTACATGCAGCTATTACCGAGAGTCGTAACATGGATAAGTGGGTATTCACTCGATGCCGGTCAATGCGGTAAACCGCCGGGGTCACCGGGTTCTCGGTAAAGTGTAACAGTCAAAGTAAGGTGCTTTGCCAATCATGTATGAAAACTAAAGGCTGAAAACAGCAACAGGGGATGTAGGTGGTCTAGGGTTTGGGCCTTTACCGAGAGCCACCCTCGGTAAAGGCCATTTACCGAGAGCGGCTCTCGGTAAAGTATAGTGTTACCGAGGGTCGCTCTCGGTAAAGGTCCTAAACCTAGATCTAGGTTTAGGACTGACCTGTGAGGGGATGGCCTCAGATTGGTCCGATGCCTCGCACTGACATGTAGTAACACGTACAAGCAGGTATTCCCCGTGCCCTACCCCCTCTCGATGCCGGTCAACGCcgtagaccgccggggccaccggatgacCTCTCGACCGGGAAGCCACACGTGGGGGGTTCGACAGCCGCCCCAACATGCGTGTGGCCTGGGAATACGTACGAAAGGGTGGTGTGGTGTCTGAATAACCAGTGCACAACACTGACGTGGCAGATGCCTCACGTACCggacacacgggcgggaacgtcgatcACTGGATGCGTGTAGTCCCCCAGATCGAGCCGACGGTGGGCGATCATGTGAGGGGATGGCCCCAACTTGGTCCGATGCCTCGCACTGACTTGTAGTAACACCGACAAGCAGGTAGCACGGAGCCCTACCCCCTCTCGATACCGGTCAATGCCGTTGACCGCCCGGGCCACCGCATGGGCGCACGGCCGGAACACCCCCTTCTCGGTAAAGTGTAGCAGTCAAAGTAAGGTGCTTTGCCAATCATGTATGAAAACTAAAGGCTGAAAACAGCAACAGGGGATGTAGGTGGTCTAGGGTTTGGGCCTTTAccgagagtggctctcggtaaAGGCCATTTACCGAGAGTAGCTCTCGGTAAAGTATAGTGTTATCGAGGGTCGCTCTCGGTAAAGGTTAGACTACGAAAGCACACTCTCAACCCATCGCACGAAGTCACATGGATCGATGATGTGGCGGCCTTCCTTTACCTCGTCAGCTCTTTCCCTCTCTCTCCTTATCTCCTCCCTCTCAATCACAGCCACGAACACCTCCTCTCTGTTTCTTCTCTATCTTCTCACACCATGCACATCTCGCTGTCCACCACCGGCCGTCGGAGAAGAGCGGAAGACCGGCGACTTGGGCGGCGCCCTGTGCAGGCATGCTGTTCAGCCAGCCGCTCGCGACGCTGGCCAAGTTCAACCTCGAGCATGGCAGTGGCCCGGACATCTACGGCATCTCGGAGATCGACGGCTTCAACTTGTTATGCGGCTCGCCGGCGTGATGCGTGTGCGTTGTCCGGCGTTGTACGTACGTGTGTTGTGTTGGCATGTTGATGCATGCATGCTTGTGTACGTCGTCTTGAGCCCCTCCCCTATCGCAAGCGCGACGAGCTCCGGTCATGAGCGCCGCCGGCGGTGTCTTTATTTTATTATTTCTGTAAAAAAGTTTTACCGAGTGCACCACTCGGACAA
Protein-coding regions in this window:
- the LOC123170268 gene encoding glycine-rich cell wall structural protein 1.0 codes for the protein MAAIKLVSLSLVVLLSIGLASASRVVRYSSSTGTGSGGGNGGGTVNGSGGGAGSGNGNAYSGSSGAHANAGGGGSGGGASQEGGTGYGAGSGDGSSSGQTSYGGYSYGGDSYAGGNGGGGGGGQAAGPGSSGSGTGGGAGSGSSGASGGWYQYANANANGNGGGTGVGQNGGSGGGTGGGSGNAGAYP